The nucleotide sequence CGACGCCCCCAGGAACTTGCCGGTTCCGGCCGCGGCCGCGCCTCGCCCCTCGGCCCAGGCCCCGCAGCCGGCTGCCGCACCCCAGGCCGCACCGCCGGCCGCATCGCCCCAGCCTGCTGCGGCCGTGGCTGCCACGCCGCCGGCCCCGGCCACAGCCCAGACGGCTTCGGCCCCGGCCACCAAACCCGAGGCCGCTGCTGCGCCGCAAACCGCGCCCAGCGCCGAGGCCAAGGCCGCGCCCCAGACGGCCAAAAAAGACGCCATGCAGAGCCTGCGGGTGGACGCCGGCAAGCTCGACGATCTGGTCAATCTCGTCGGCGAACTGGTCATCGCCCAGGCCCGGCTCACCCAGCTGGCCGGGAGCCTGGGCCAGCCGGCGCTGACCAGCGTGGCCGAGGAGATCGAACGGCTGTCCAACGAGCTGCGCGACAATACGCTGGGCATCCGCATGCTGCCCATCGGCACGACATTCAGCCGGTTTCGGCGGCTGGTGCGCGACCTGTCCTCGGAGATGCGCAAATCCATCGAACTCGTCACCGAGGGCGGCGAGACGGAACTCGACAAGACCGTCATCGAGCAGCTCAACGATCCACTGGTGCATCTGCTGCGCAACAGCATCGACCACGGTATCGAATCCCCCCAGGACCGGCTGGCCGCCGGCAAGCCCGAGGCCGGGACCATCATCCTGTCGGCCGAACACGCCGGCGGCGAGGTGGTGCTGACCATCATCGACGACGGCAAGGGCATGCAGGCCGAGCGCATCCGGGCCAAGGCCGTGGAAAAGGGGCTTATTCCCCCGGACGCGCGCCTAACCGACGGCGAATGCTTCAACCTGATTTTCCTGCCTGGCTTTTCCACGGCGGACAAGGTCACCAGCATCTCGGGCCGGGGCGTGGGCATGGACGTGGTCAAGCGCTCCATGGACGCGCTGCGCGGCAAGATCGACGTGCAAAGCGAACCGGGCAAGGGCACGCGCATCACCATCCGGTTGCCCCTGACCCTGGCCATCATCGACGGGTTGCAGATCAAGGCCGGCGAGGACCAGTACATCATTCCGCTGTCCCTGGTGGAAGAATGCGTGGAACTCTCACGCGACGGCGGCGACGGGACCCGCCGCGGCCGCACCATCCAGCTGCGCGGCGAAATCGTGCCCTACATCCGGCTGCGCGAAGCGTTTGAAATGGAAGGACTGCCCCCGGCCATCGAGCAGGTGGTGGTGACGCGATTCGAGGGCGAGCGGGCCGGCATTGCCGTGGATCAGGTGCTTGGCCAGCAACAGACGGTCATCAAGAGCCTTGGCAACTACATCGGCTCGGTGTCCGGCATCTCCGGGGCAACCATAAACGGCGATGGCACCATGTCGCTTATTCTCGATGTGCCGTCACTTGTGGCTTCCGTGAAGCGTTCGGCAGCCTGAGGCCGATTTTGCAGTCTGGCTGCCGCCACGTTGCGTCGCGCTTCGCCGCCGCAGCGGAAACCATCGTACCCAATACGCTCCGCGCGCGAGACGAGGACGCCAAACGCGCGCGCCGCATTGACCACGCGCCCCCGGGCCGCTACACTCGGCCAAATTGACAGGATGAGGAACACCATCGCATGTCCAACGACCCGTATGCCCTGTTCGCCGATTTCGTGGCCCGCAAAAAACTCAAGATGACGCCCCAGCGGCGGCAGATTCTCGACGTGTTCCTGGCCGAGGAAGGGCACCTCACCTCCGAGGAACTCTACCAGAAGGTCAAGGCCGACCATCCCGGCATCGGCCAGGCCACGGTCTACCGCACGCTCAAGCTCCTGGCCGACTCCGGTCTGGCCAAGGGCGTGGAGTTCGGCGACGGGGCCATGCGCTACGAGATTCTCTACGGCCAGACCCACCACGACCATCTCATCTGCGAAGCCTGCGGCGTCAACGTCGAGGTGGTGGACCCGGCCATCGAACAGCTGCAGGAAGAGGTGGCCCGCCGCCATGGCTTCACCCTGACCGCCCACAAGCTGTATCTTTACGGGCTGTGCCCGGAGTGCCGCAAAAAGCGCGCCTAGCCCGGCTCTTTGGCTCAGAAAACCAGCGCGGCGGCCCCTGTCCGGGGCCGCCGTTTTTTTGCGTCGCCAAGACGCGGCCGCTTAGCCCTCTTCCGGCGCGTCGTCGTTCTCGTCATCGTCGCCCTCGGCCAGGGCCGGGCCGTCGCCAAGCTCGGCCAGTCCGGCCGCCGCCAGTCCCTCGGCCCAGCCCCCGGGACGGCCGGCGCATTCGGCGAACACCCGGCTGGGGCAGCAGGCGCAGCGTTCGGGGTCCAGCCGGGCCACGATGCCGGCAATGGCCGATTCCTTGTCGCGAAAGACGTTCTCCGCCCCGATGCGGGCCAGACAGCCGCCGCGCGTCAAGAGCTCCATGACCTCGCCCTTGAGCGAACAAAAAAAGATCTCCCGGCCCGAGAGCTTCATGGCCCCGGCTTCGTGAAACAGCATGTGGCAGCCGCCGGCGTCGATGAAGTTGATGCCCGAGCCGATGATGAGGATGTGGCACTGTTCCGGGCTTTTCTCCACGATACGATGGAGCTCTTCGGCGATGTGGTTGACGGCCCCGAAAAAGATGGAGCCGTCCAGGCGCAGGATCTTGAGCTGGGGGCATTCAGCCAGCTTCTTGCGGCGCACGTTGACCAGGGCGTGCCGGGAGGAGGCAGGGTCCGGGGCCAGGGTGATGAAGTGGGGGTGGCTGGTGCGACGCAGATAGAGCAGAAGCGACAGCATGACCCCGGCGTAGATGGCGAATTCCAACCCGACGAACAGCGTGGACAAGAACGTGGCCGCCAGCACCCCGGCCTCGGACCGGTCGGTGCGCAGGATGTGGCGGATGGCCTTGGCGTTGACCAGCCCGGCCGCCACCAGCACGATGACCCCGGCCATGGCCGCGATGGGCAGGTAAGCCGTGGCCGGCGCGACCAAAAGCACGACCAGGGCCAGCAGCACGGCCGAGAACACGGCGGCCAGCGGCGTCTTGGCCCCGGCGTCGAAATTGACGCCGGTGCGGGTGAACGACCCCGACGAGGCGTAGCCCGAAAAAAATCCGCCGGCGATATTGGCCAGTCCCTGGCCGATGAACTCCTGGCTGTTGTCGATATGCTGCTCCGAGCGCACGGCCACGGCCCGGGCAATGGACACGGCCTCGGCCAGCCCGAGCATGGCCACGGCCAAAGCGCCCGGGAACAGCACCCGGAAGGTGTCGAGGTCGATTTCCGGCAGCGACAGCGGCGGCAGGCTGGCCGGCAGCGCGCCCACCAGCTTGGCCCCGTGGCCGGCTCCGTTAAGGACATGGCACAACAGGCTGCCGGCAATAAGCGACAGCAACAGGGCGGGGCAGCGCGGCCACAGCCGCCGCAACACCAGGGCGACAAGCAGCGTGGCCCCGGCGATGAGGGCCACGTGGCCGTTGACGGCCGGCAGCTGCTGGAAAAAGGCCAGCCAGGTTTCGAGAAAGGAGCCGCCGCGCGGCAGGGTGACGCCGAAAAAATGCCCCAGCTGGCTGGTGGCGATGAGGATGGCCGCGCCGGCGGTGAAGCCCGTGACCACCGAATGGGACACGAAATTGACCACCCCGCCCAGACGGGCCAGGCCCAGGCCGAACTGGACCAGGCCGGCCAGGACGGTCAGCGCCAGCACGAGCCGGATGTAGTCCGGCGAGCCGGGCGGGGCGAGCTGGCTGACGTTGGCGAAAACGACCAGGGAGATGGCCGTGGTGGGGCCGGAGATGAGGTGCCAGGACGAGCCGTAAAGGGCGGCCACGATGACCGGGACCATGGCGGCGTAGAGGCCGTACTGGGGCGGCAGCCCGGCGATGGCGGCAAAGGCCACGCCCTGGGGCAGCACGATGACCGCGCCGGTGAGTCCGGCCCACAGGTCGGCCGTGAGCGTGCGCCGCCCCACCCGGGGCCACCAGGAAAGAAAGGGGAAAAGGCGCGGCAAAAGCCGCAGCAGCGGCTCGAATCGCGACGGGCGGCGGGGCAGATCGCAGTGTTCCACAGGGCGTCTCCGGGAGGGGTGTATGGTAACGACCATACCCGGGAAGCGGCCGGGGTCAAGGCTTGGGGCGTGTTTCGCCTTCCCGGCCGCCGGGCGCGGCGCAAGCCAAACAATACGCCCCGGCCACCCCGGCGAGCTCCCCCAGTCCCGGGGGCACGATGTACTCGGCCACTCGGGCCGTCAGCCGCTCGTCGGGCAGATACCCGCCCAAGGTCGCCACGAACCGCTCCCGGACCTTGGCGAAAAAACCTTCCTCGCCGAGCCGGCCGCCCTTGGGCACGCTGCCGCCGAGGATGATACGGCGCGGCGACAAGGCGTAGGTGACGGTCGCCAAGGCCTCGGCCACGTAGGCCGCCTCATGCTCCCAGGCCGGATGATCGGCAGACAGGTCCTCGGCCGCCGTCCCGGTCCGGGCCGCCATGGCCGGACCGCTGCAAAGCCCCTCCCAGCAGTCGCCGTGGAACGGACAGACCCCGGGAAACACGTCCCCGGCCAGACGCCGCAAGCCGATATGGCCCATTTCCGGGTGGGTCAGCCCATGGAGCAGCCGGCCGCCGGCCAGTCCGCCCACGCCGATGCCCGTGCCGATGGTGACGTAGAGGAAATCGTCCAGCCCCCGGGCCGCGCCCCATTCCCGCTCGCCCAGGGCCGCGCCGTTGACGTCGGTGTCGAAACCGATGGGCCGGCCCGGGAAAGCCCGGCCAAGGGCGCCCAGGAGATCAAAGCCGCTCCAGCCCGGTTTGGGCGTGGTCATGACCCGGCCGTAGTCGGGCAGGGCCTTGTCCAGGCAGACCGGGCCAAAGGAGGCCACGCCCAGGGCGGCAAGGGGCGCGCCGCGCCGGTCCTCGCGGGACTTGAGCCAGCCGGCCACGGCGGCCAGGGTGGCGGCGGGATCGTCGCCCGTGGGAAAAACGGCCCGGTTCTCCGGTCGCCGGATGTCGTCAAGGCCGGCCCCGACGGCGCAGACAAACTTCGTTCCCCCGGCCTCGACGGCTCCCCGAAAAGCCTTTTCGCCCATGGCTCAATACATCCCCTTGCCCTTTGTTGAATACGGTTGCCTTATGGCGGAACAGGCCGCCCGACAAGGGGTATGACGAGGACTTTGAGCCTGAGGCCCGAAGCCATTGGTTTTTCCCCGCGCTTTGGCTATCGTGACGGCGCGGCATGGTCGCCAAACGGACCATGCCGCGCCGTCACGGAGAAGCCCTATGCTGACCATGGCCTGCGTCGGATCGACCAATTTCCTCGGCTGCCTGCCCAAGGACGCGTTTGCCGTCGTGTCCGTCACGCCGCCCGCTCTCCAATGCCGCACCTGGGAGGCTATCCGGGCCGCCTGCGGCCGGTCGCCCGACATCGTGGCGTACTTTGACTACAGTGCGCCCCCGCCCCTGCCCGGAGTGGAGCATTTCCCCTGCCTCACCGTCTTTGGCTGCGTGGACAGCCACATCCACCATTGGTATCCGACCTATGCCCAGGCCTTTGACCTGTGCACGGTGAGCCTGCGCGACCATCTGTCGGCCTTTCAGGAAAACCTGTCCCCGGACCGGGCCATCTGGCTGCCGCCCGCGGCCGAAGCCGTGGCCGCCGAATCCCTGCCCCGGGAGGAAGACAAGGACATTGATCTGCTGTTCGTCGGCAAGGTGGACGCCGATCTGACCCCCGGCCGGGCGGTCCTGCTGGAGCAGCTCGCCGCCCTATTCCCGGGCCTTGTCGTCACCCAGGGGAACTGGCGTAAACTGTTCCCCCGGGCGCGCCTCGTGCTCAATATCGCCGAACACGGCGACCTCAACTTCCGGGTCTTCGAGGCGCTTTCCGTCGGCTCCTGCCTGCTGACCCCCGAGATCGGCCACGGCCTGACCGAGCTGTTCACCCCGGGCGAGCAGCTCTTCACCTATCCGCCGGAGGACCTGGACAGCCTGGCCGCCCTGGTCCGCGAACTGCTGCCCGACCCGGCCAGGCGCGAGCGCGTGGCCCGGCAAGGCCTGGAAGCCATGCGCGCCCGGCACAGCCCGGCGGCCCGGGCCGAGCGGTTCGCCGGCTTTGTCACGGCCCAGCCGGCCCAAGCCCTGATCCGCCAACGGCTGGAGGCGTCCCGGGAACTTCCCGCCTCCCTGCGGCTGCTCTATCTCCACTGGGCCGAGGCCCTGCCTGGCGACCCGCGCGCCGCGCTCTACCTGGAAGCGGCCAAGGGCCGTCTGCCCGCCGGATCCTGCGGCCTGTAGCCGGGCGGAGACGCCAGCCGGCAACCCGCTACCGCGATCTCACCCCTTGCCACGACGGCCAAAGGGCCTTACAGTTACGGTACCTTTCTCCATGGACGGAGCCGGTCCCCGAAGCACGGGGCCGCGAGGGCAGGCACGCTCGTGTCCCCGTCGCGTGGCGCTTTTGCGCCCGGAGTCCGCCCATGGCCGCCATTGCCGCCGCATCGCCCATTGGGGCCTATCAGCGCGAGGCGTCTCGATTGACGCCCGCCGCGCCGCGCGTGCCCGGCAAGGTCATCAGCCGCGAGGCCGGACTGTCGTTTGGCCCCTTTTCCCTGCGCTACTCGGCCACGGACTACGAATTCGACCTCTCGGGCACGCCTCCCCAGACCAGCTTCGTCGACGCCCTGGACGCCGCAGCAGCCAGCGCGCTTTTGGCCGAAACGCCGGCCCTGGGCCAAGCGCCGCCGCCCAACGCCTACACCCGCCGCCAGGCCCTGGCCGGCTACGCCACGGCCGCCGCCGTCACGCCCCAGACCGCCTCCGGCCCGACCATGCTGTCGCTGCGGGTCTGACTTTTCCCCCGCCGACACGACCCGTCCCGAGAGTTTCCGGCCTGCCCTGTGTCCACGCCGCCACATCGGGCGCGCCGACGCAGCGAGTGGCCGTCAACCTGCCTGAGGCAGTCTCCCGCGCGACAACCTGGGCACGATGCCGCCCACGCAGTGGCAATACTGCCGGTACTGCTCGCCGAAACGCGACAACAACCAGACTTCTTCATGGGGAATGCACAGCCAGTAGAACACCCCCGCCACCACCGGCGTCAAAAGGGCCAGCAGCGTGCCTTGCATGAGCGCCAGTCCGGGCACGATGCACCAGATCCAGGCAGCGTAAAGCGGATGGCGCACCACGGCGAAAATGCCGCGCGTGGCGAGCTGTCCGGCGTCGATGGCTTTGTACACCGAAAACGTGCCCAGGGCGTAAACCACAAAGCCCAGGGCGAGAAGCACTCCGCCCACGGCCAGAGCCAAGCGTTCGGGGATAAGGCGGTCGCAAAAGGATTCGATCAGGATGGCGTCGTAGACGATGGCGAGCAGGCCGTAGCAGATGGTGGCGCGGTAGAGCATGGTTCCCATTCCCCAACGATTCATGGCCTCACCTCCGGGGGGTCATGATTTGCTTGCACCGAAAATCCCCTCGCTTGTCAAGGGGGGCCTTGACAGCCCCGGGCTTCCTCGGCCACCAAAAAACAGCCGTGTCCATCCAAGTCGTACGCCTGCTCGCCGCCGCGCCCCTGCCCATGACCGTGGCCGTCGCCCTGGGGCTTCTCTCCGCCTTGTGGCTGGGGCTTTTCTGCACGGCCTCCATCCGGGCCGCCCTGGCCATGGCCGGCGCTTCGGCCGGCGGAGCCATGCTATCAGTCTGCGACGCCCTGTCCCGGCTGGCCGAAGCGCGCCGGGTGCGCCACATCCTGGCCCGGCGGGGCTTTGATCCCCGGGTTTTCGACGCCATGGCCCGCTCCCGCTGCCAGCGCGATGCCGCCCTGCACGCCGCCCGCCAGGCCGGCTGCATCGACAAGGCCAAAGCCCACTACCGCTCCCGGGGCTTTGCCTGGTATCATCTGCTGCCTCAAGGGACGACCAACGCCCCCTGGCGACTGCTCGCCCCCCGGTTTCTCAAGGGAAGCTTCCTGGCCTTTCGCCGCCCGCGCCGGCCGCGCCCCTAAGCGGCCCCGGCGCATACCGCCACCGGAGAACCCGCCATGTTCGAAACCGCCTCTCACGACGCCCTGGCCGGACTGCTCGACGCCCTAGGCCTGTCCGAAACGCCCTACGGCATGTTCTACACCAACGACGCGCCGGCTTCCGGCTTCGCTCCAGAGGCCGGCCCGCCTCTGTCCATCGAGGCAGAACAGGCCGGAACCATTGACTGGGGCGCGGTCTGGGGATCGTTCTCCTGCGTCCTGGGCAAGCTCTGGCTGGCCCGGCGCAAAGGCGAGGCAGCCTGGTTCGCCGCAGACCGCTACGGTTGCCCGGGCGGCTCGTTCTACCTCGGCTTCCACCAGCCCCAGCTCGATTTCATCGCCTGCTACATCTCCACCGGCATCCCCGGCACGCCCGTGGCCGGCGAACGCTATCTGCCCTCACCGGCCTCGGCCCGCCGCTTTTTCACCGAGATCGCCCCGCGCCCGGCTCCGGCCAAATACTGCGTCTTCAAGCCCGTCACCCGCTTCGCCCCGCACGAAACGCCCGAAACAGTCACCTTCTTTGCCCGGGGCGAGACGCTCACCGGCCTGGCCAACCTGGCCGCCTTCGTTACCGACGATTTCGAGGTCACGGCCGCGCCCTTCGGGGCCGGCTGCAGCTTCATGACCACCTGGCCGCTGCACTATCTGGCCAGGAGCCGGCCCCGGGCCGTGCTTGGCTGCGGCGACCCGTCGGCGCGCAAATTCCTGAAACCCGACGAAATGACCTTCACCGTGCCCTCGACCCTCTACGAACAGCTCCTCACCCGCTGGCCCGAAGCGTTCCTGGCCACCAAGACCTGGGCCGGCGTTCAGAAAAAGATCGCCCGCAGCCGCGAGGTTTGGAAGGAAGAGGGATAAGGAGAAGAGGGCAAGACGGAGAGTGCCTCCGGTGGCCGGGGGCCTGAGGCCCCCGCCCCACCGAATGGAGGAAAGATTGACAGGGGAGCCGTAGGGGATGTTTGACCGACCGGTAGGAAGGTTAGGAGTCTTTCCTGGTTTTCCGAGGGGGATCCGCCTGCTCCAGGCCCTTGAGCCGCGCGGAGAAGGCGTTTTGGATCAGCTGCTGCACGGTGGCGGCAGCTTCCCCAGGCCATGAAAAAGCCCCCCGAAGCGACGCTTCGGGGGGCGAAATCGTTTCCTGGCCGTCTTGTTAGCGCCAGGCCTTGGTCTTGCCGGAGTAGCTAAAGATCTCGCGGATGGCTTCGTCCTTCTCGGTCCAGGGACCACGCAAGGCGGCTTCCTTGGTCGGTCCGACGCTGGTGTACACCCGTTGCATGTAGGTGATGTGGCCGACGTAGGGCGTGTGGTCGTACTCCACGCGCTTGACCTCGGCGCCCAAGGATTCGCGGATGATGATGCGGTAGGTGGCCTCCCACTGGCTGCCGACCTGCTTGATCTTCTTGTTGGCCATGGTGCCGACGCCCAGGCGGTCCAGCTCGTCCACCCACTTCTGGGCATAGCGCCAGAATTCGTCGCGGATGGGCTGGGGCACGTCGGTGGCGTTGCCAATCACGCCGGTCTTGCCAAACGACGCCCGCATCTTGTCGGTGAGCTCCACCGTTGGGGCCGGAACAGGGGCCGGTTCCGCGCCCTTCTTGCCTTTCTTGCCCTTGACGGGCTTTTCCTCGACCACGCCCGGGTCCAGGGCTTCCTTGCCCCCGGCCTTGCGGGCCGTGGCGTCGGGCTTTTCCGCCACCACCGGAGCCGGCGCAACGGCCACAGGGGCCGGAGCCGCAACGGCAGGCTTGGTCTCGGCCTTGGCCGGCACGGCGGCCACAGGGGCCGGCGCGGCGGTCTTGCCGGGAATGGTCAGGGTTTGTCCGGCCTTGAGCTTTTTGGCGTCGGCCAGATTGTTGGCGGCGAGCAGCGCCTTGCCGTCCACGCCGAACTTCTTGGCGATGACGGCCACGGTGTCGCCCTTTTCGACCTTGTAGGTCAGGGGCTTTGGCGTATCGACAACGACGGTCGGAGCCGGGCCGGAAGCGGGGTAAACGTGGAGGCCGGCAAAGGCGGCGGAGGCAGCAAAAAGAAGGAGAGCGAGGGCGGCGAAGATGCTTCGAGCGGTGGGCATGGGGTGTTCTCCGATCAAAAAGCCAGACGCCCCTGGCGGGGCGTCTGGCCGGCGAGACTTGGAAGTCTCACTACATGGACTTGAACTTGATCACGCAGCGACGGTTCAGAGCGCGGCCCTGAGCGGTCTTGTTGGTGGCCACCGGATCGGACTCGCCGAAGCTGATGGTCTCGATGCGGGAGGCGTCGATGCCCTTCTTCACGAAGAAGGCCTTGACCGAGTCGGCGCGGCGCTGGCCGAGCTTCATGTTGTACTGCTCGGTGCCGATGGAGTCGGTGTGGCCTTCGAGGATGACCTTCATGCCAGTCTTGGACTTGATGATGGCGGTGCCTTCTTCAAGGACGGGCACGAACTCGGGCTTGATGTTGTACTTGTCGAAGTCGAAGTAGATGCTGCGGAAGACGACGATTTCGTCTTCGATCCACTCGTACAGGGCGCACTCGAGGAACTTCTCGCGGGCGGCCTCGTTGCGGAGCAGCTCTTCGCCGAGCTCGATGCAGTTGCACTTGCCCAGGGCGGCGATGGCCTTGAGGACCTGCTGGCCGTGCTTGTTGTCGGACAGATCGACAATGTAGAAGCACAGGTTGTCGCCGTACTTGGCCTTCAGGGACTGGGCCACGGCCACGGGATCGACGCCGCAGTTGGAGTCGCCGTCGGAGAAGATGAACACGCCGGTCTTGCCGCTAAGGGTCGAGACGGGCAGCTTGTCCAGATCTTCCAGGCCCTTGCCCATGGGGGTCATGCGGCCGTAAACGGTGTAGTCGGTGTTGATCTTTTCAACAGCGGCAGCCATGGTGGCCTGCTTGTACGGAGCCATCGCAGCGTACTCCTTGTACGGAGCGAAGGTGTACAGACCGGCCTTGTAGCCCAGTTCGGGGGTCATCTTGTTCAGTTCACGGGCCAGGGACTTGGCCATCATGATCTTGGAGACGCCGCCAAACTGCACATAGCGCTGTCCCTTGTAGGAGAACGCCATGGAGCTGGAATGGTCGATGAAGTAAATGAAGTTGTCGACCTTCGGGACCTGCTTCTTGGCCATGGCCGGACCGCTGAATCCCAGCAGCAGGGCGACCAGAGCCACCAACACGACTTGCAGTTTCTTGTTCATAACTCCCTCCTCGGAGTAGTGAATGAGATTCACCCTTGCCTAAAAAAAACCACCCTCATTAGCCTGAAACGGGATTTTCCCGCCCGCGGGCGGAAGAACCCCAAGCCCCCTGTCGTGTCGTAACCTCTTGAAATAACGACCTTCCAGGGTGCTTCCCTCTGTTCTCCGGTTTAACATATAGTTCTTTTTGCCAGGCAGCGCAAGTGGATGCGCCCCCATTCCCCAGCCTCGGGCCGCCTTGCGCCAAGCCCTTGGGCTGCCTATAGCATATTTCTTCTGAATGTGTACAAAAAACCTGGCCGGCCATGCCCGCCAGCCTAACGCCAACGCAGGAGCGCTGATGTCCAAGAAATACGGTTTTTCCGTCCTTCGCGACGAAATCGTTGAAGAATACGCCGCCAGGGCCATCCTCTACCGCCACGACCGCACCGGAGCCGAACTCCTTTCCCTGATTTCTGACGACGAGAACAAGGTTTTCGGCGCGGCCTTCCGCACCCCGCCCGCCTGCTCCACCGGCGTGCCCCATATCCTCGAACACTCGGTCCTGTGCGGATCGCAAAAATACCCAGTCAAGGAACCCTTTGTCGAACTCCTCAAAGGGTCGCTCAACACCTTTCTCAACGCCTTCACCTACCCCGACAAGACCTGCTACCCGGTGGCCTCCACCAACCTGCGCGACTTCTATAATCTGGTTGACGTCTATCTCGACGCCGTGTTCTTCCCCCGCATCCCCCGGGCCGTCTTCCTCCAGGAAGGCTGGCATTTTGAATGGAATGACGGCGGCGAGCTGATCCGCAGCGGCGTGGTCTTCAATGAAATGAAGGGCGTCTACTCCTCGCCCGATTCCGTGCTCGGCGAATTCTGCCAGCGCACCCTGTTTCCCGACACTACCTACGGCGTGGACTCCGGCGGCGACCCCAAGGTGATCCCGACGCTGACCTATGACGCCTTCAAGAATTTCCACGAGACCTACTACCATCCCGGCAACGGCCGTTTCTTCTTTGCCGGCAACGACGATCCCGATGAGCGCCTGCGCCTGCTTGGGGCCTACCTCGATCGGTTCGAGGCCCGGCCGGCCGCCTCGTCCGTGGCTCGGCAGCAGCCCTTTGCCGCGCCGAAAAAAATCGAGATGCCCTACGCCGCCGCCCCGGGCCAGGCCGGGCGCGCCTTTGTCGCCTGCAACTGGCTGCTGCCCGACGTGGCCGACCAGGATCTGGTCATGGTTTTCGACGTGCTGGAGCATGTGCTCATCGGCCTGCCCACCTCGCCCCTGCGCAAGGCGCTCCTCGACAGCGGCCTGGGCGAGGATCTCGCCGGCGGTGGGCTGGAGAGCGAACTGCGCCAGATGTTTTTCTCGGTGGGCCTCAAGGGCGTGGCTCCCGAGGCTACGGGGCAGGTGGAGACGCTCATCCTCGAAACCCTGACCCGGCTGGCTGCCGAGGGCCTGCCGGCCGACGCCGTGGAAGCCGGGGTCAACGCCCTGGAATTTTCCCTGCGCGAAAACAACACCGGCTCGTTCCCGCGCGGGCTGTCCTTGTGGCTGCGCTCTCTGACTACCTGGCTGCACGACGGCGACCCCTTGTCCCCTTTGCGTTTTTCCGGTCCCCTGGGCCGGCTCAAGGCCCGGCTGGCTGCCGGCGAGCAGGTTCTCGAAGACGCCATGCGGCTGTGGATGCTGGATAATCCCCACCGCGTGACCTTGACGCTCACCCCGGACACCGAGCTGGACGCCCGGCGCGTCGCCGAGGAAAAAGCCGAGCTGGCCGCCGTGGCCGCCGCCCTGGACGAGGCCGCCAAGGCCGCCATCGCCGCGGATCTCGACATCCTGCGCCAGTTCCAGGACACCCCGGACACGCCCGAGGATCTGGCCCGCATCCCGTCCCTGGCCCTGGCCGATCTGCCCCGCGACGAAACGCCCATTCCC is from Solidesulfovibrio magneticus RS-1 and encodes:
- a CDS encoding LysM peptidoglycan-binding domain-containing protein, producing MPTARSIFAALALLLFAASAAFAGLHVYPASGPAPTVVVDTPKPLTYKVEKGDTVAVIAKKFGVDGKALLAANNLADAKKLKAGQTLTIPGKTAAPAPVAAVPAKAETKPAVAAPAPVAVAPAPVVAEKPDATARKAGGKEALDPGVVEEKPVKGKKGKKGAEPAPVPAPTVELTDKMRASFGKTGVIGNATDVPQPIRDEFWRYAQKWVDELDRLGVGTMANKKIKQVGSQWEATYRIIIRESLGAEVKRVEYDHTPYVGHITYMQRVYTSVGPTKEAALRGPWTEKDEAIREIFSYSGKTKAWR
- a CDS encoding OmpA family protein, whose protein sequence is MNKKLQVVLVALVALLLGFSGPAMAKKQVPKVDNFIYFIDHSSSMAFSYKGQRYVQFGGVSKIMMAKSLARELNKMTPELGYKAGLYTFAPYKEYAAMAPYKQATMAAAVEKINTDYTVYGRMTPMGKGLEDLDKLPVSTLSGKTGVFIFSDGDSNCGVDPVAVAQSLKAKYGDNLCFYIVDLSDNKHGQQVLKAIAALGKCNCIELGEELLRNEAAREKFLECALYEWIEDEIVVFRSIYFDFDKYNIKPEFVPVLEEGTAIIKSKTGMKVILEGHTDSIGTEQYNMKLGQRRADSVKAFFVKKGIDASRIETISFGESDPVATNKTAQGRALNRRCVIKFKSM
- a CDS encoding insulinase family protein — translated: MSKKYGFSVLRDEIVEEYAARAILYRHDRTGAELLSLISDDENKVFGAAFRTPPACSTGVPHILEHSVLCGSQKYPVKEPFVELLKGSLNTFLNAFTYPDKTCYPVASTNLRDFYNLVDVYLDAVFFPRIPRAVFLQEGWHFEWNDGGELIRSGVVFNEMKGVYSSPDSVLGEFCQRTLFPDTTYGVDSGGDPKVIPTLTYDAFKNFHETYYHPGNGRFFFAGNDDPDERLRLLGAYLDRFEARPAASSVARQQPFAAPKKIEMPYAAAPGQAGRAFVACNWLLPDVADQDLVMVFDVLEHVLIGLPTSPLRKALLDSGLGEDLAGGGLESELRQMFFSVGLKGVAPEATGQVETLILETLTRLAAEGLPADAVEAGVNALEFSLRENNTGSFPRGLSLWLRSLTTWLHDGDPLSPLRFSGPLGRLKARLAAGEQVLEDAMRLWMLDNPHRVTLTLTPDTELDARRVAEEKAELAAVAAALDEAAKAAIAADLDILRQFQDTPDTPEDLARIPSLALADLPRDETPIPERAAQAGQAELLLHPIETAGIAYVDLAFPLAGLPDRLVPLVPLFGRALLELGTPRFDAVTLTRRIAAKTGGITREAMVAGVVDAGPDAVAAKLVLRAKATLDKMPDLYEILGEILTKTDFGNRERFVQMATEARSRLERRLAPAGHATAGSRLRARYTLSGATAERLRGVSQLLYLRELATRLEADYDGVRADLETLRDLVLTRAGTLAGLTVSEAAMASQETALADFLTGLPGAAPAPQAWSRPGLPAAEGLAIPAQVHYVGLGLDLTTTGWSFDGADLVASRYLRMAYLWDRVRVRGGAYGAFCSLDRIAGQAVFVSYRDPNTEATIEAFRKAGHYLMDTSFSDEEMTRAVIGAIGDIDAHMLPDAKGHVALARRLTGDTAERRAKLRAEVLAAGPARFRAYGEALDAAAADAAVVVLGPSASLDALGASVPGLARLDVL